One genomic window of Quercus lobata isolate SW786 chromosome 9, ValleyOak3.0 Primary Assembly, whole genome shotgun sequence includes the following:
- the LOC115958960 gene encoding homeobox-leucine zipper protein ATHB-7-like isoform X2 produces MEGREFMYSPAVPEGKYEIFTCQQPPQTARKKKNKIVNKSRFSAEQIKSLESSFESETRLEPRKKVQLARELGLQPRQIAIWFQNRRARWKSKQIENEYKTLKDNYDNLASQFESLKKEKQSLLIQLQILGDMLEKTHGGNEDSKGLEGNSAVCTSNNVNTNSETKAKLNCFQEGMEGSAVMCPHEDKTGIRNFEEEGQGLLNVTEHVHVPFASLEKWTRGERER; encoded by the exons atgGAAGGTAGAGAGTTCATGTACAGTCCAGCAGTGCCAGAAGGTAAATATGAAATCTTCACTTGCCAGCAGCCACCTCAAACtgcaagaaagaagaagaacaagattGTGAACAAGAGCAGGTTTAGTGCTGAACAAATTAAGTCACTAGAATCCTCATTTGAATCAGAGACAAGGCTCGAGCCTAGGAAGAAGGTGCAACTGGCACGAGAGCTTGGGCTGCAACCTCGCCAGATTGCCATATGGTTTCAGAACAGAAGGGCTAGATGGAAGTCAAAACAGATAGAGAATGAATACAAAACACTCAAAGATAATTATGACAATTTAGCATCCCAGTTTGAGTCcttaaagaaagagaaacaatccTTGCTCATACAG TTGCAAATCCTAGGTGATATGCTGGAAAAAACTCACGGTGGGAATGAAGACAGCAAGGGTTTGGAAGGAAATAGTGCAGTTTGTACATCAAATAATGTAAATACCAATAGTGAGACTAAAGCAAAGCTGAATTGCTTTCAGGAGGGAATGGAAGGTAGTGCAGTCATGTGTCCACATGAAGATAAGACTGGCATTCGAAACTTTGAGGAGGAAGGACAAGGACTTCTGAACGTGACAGAACATGTACATGTTCCTTTTGCATCACTTGAAAAATG GACCAGAGGAGAGAGGGAACGGTGA
- the LOC115958960 gene encoding homeobox-leucine zipper protein ATHB-7-like isoform X4, giving the protein MEGREFMYSPAVPEGKYEIFTCQQPPQTARKKKNKIVNKSRFSAEQIKSLESSFESETRLEPRKKVQLARELGLQPRQIAIWFQNRRARWKSKQIENEYKTLKDNYDNLASQFESLKKEKQSLLIQEGMEGSAVMCPHEDKTGIRNFEEEGQGLLNVTEHVHVPFASLEKWYTYDSCGLLDQLCSSSY; this is encoded by the exons atgGAAGGTAGAGAGTTCATGTACAGTCCAGCAGTGCCAGAAGGTAAATATGAAATCTTCACTTGCCAGCAGCCACCTCAAACtgcaagaaagaagaagaacaagattGTGAACAAGAGCAGGTTTAGTGCTGAACAAATTAAGTCACTAGAATCCTCATTTGAATCAGAGACAAGGCTCGAGCCTAGGAAGAAGGTGCAACTGGCACGAGAGCTTGGGCTGCAACCTCGCCAGATTGCCATATGGTTTCAGAACAGAAGGGCTAGATGGAAGTCAAAACAGATAGAGAATGAATACAAAACACTCAAAGATAATTATGACAATTTAGCATCCCAGTTTGAGTCcttaaagaaagagaaacaatccTTGCTCATACAG GAGGGAATGGAAGGTAGTGCAGTCATGTGTCCACATGAAGATAAGACTGGCATTCGAAACTTTGAGGAGGAAGGACAAGGACTTCTGAACGTGACAGAACATGTACATGTTCCTTTTGCATCACTTGAAAAATGGTACACTTATGATTCATGTGGTCTGCTTGATCAGTTATGTAGTAGTTCATACTAG
- the LOC115960697 gene encoding pyridoxal reductase, chloroplastic isoform X2, protein MGFFTSTPTAYFNSFSPLNEISLPSSPFKPLKLPPYWPWQKVKIGPLSVSPMGFGTWAWGNQLLWGYQESMDTELQQTFNLAVDNGINLFDTADSYGTGRLNGQSEKLLGKFIREYQGQKRVQNEIVIATKFAAYPWRLTPGQFVNACKASLDRMQIEQIGIGQLHWSTANYAPLQELALWDGLVAMYEKGLVQAVGVSNYGPKQLVKIYEYLKDRGVPLCSAQVQFSLLSMGQDQLEIKNICDSLGIRLIAYSPLGLGMLTGKYTPSKLPRGPRAFLFRQILPGLEPLLSSLREIAQKRRKTVPQVAINWCICMGAIPIPGVKTIKQAEENLGALGWQLSSGELLQLENAALESPQRMIQNIFQTR, encoded by the exons ATGGGTTTCTTTACCTCAACACCCACAGCCTATTTCAACTCTTTCAGCCCTCTAAATGAAATCTCCCTTCCTTCCTCACCATTTAAGCCCCTCAAACTCCCTCCCTATTGGCCATGGCAAAAG GTGAAGATAGGCCCACTTAGTGTGTCACCAATGGGGTTTGGAACTTGGGCATGGGGCAACCAGCTTCTATGGGGGTACCAGGAATCAATGGACACTGAGCTTCAACAAACTTTTAATTTAGCTGTGGACAATGGTATCAATCTCTTTGACACAGCTGATTCTTATGGGACTGGCAGGTTAAATGGGCAGAGTGAAAAGCTTCTTGGGAAGTTCATCAGGGAGTATCAAG GTCAAAAGCGGGTGCAGAATGAAATTGTGATTGCCACAAAGTTTGCGGCATATCCATGGCGCTTAACACCAGGGCAGTTCGTGAATGCTTGCAA GGCCTCTCTAGATCGGATGCAGATTGAGCAAATTGGAATAGGACAATTGCATTGGTCAACTGCAAATTATGCTCCTTTACAGGAGCTAGCTCTCTGGGATGGTTTAGTGGCAATGTACGAGAAG GGTTTAGTTCAAGCAGTTGGGGTGAGCAACTATGGACCAAAGCAGCTcgtaaaaatatatgaataccTGAAAGACCGGGGAGTCCCCTTATGCTCAGCCCAG GTGCAATTTTCTTTGCTAAGTATGGGACAAGATCAGTTGGAGATCAAGAATATATGTGATTCTCTAGGCATCCGCTTGATTGCTTATAGTCCATTAGGGCTTGGAATGCTTACCGGAAAATATACGCCCTCCAAACTTCCACGTGGGCCTCG GGCCTTTCTTTTCAGGCAAATTCTTCCAGGATTGGAGCCTTTGTTGAGTTCACTAAGAGAAATTGCACAAAAGAGGCGCAAAACTGTACCACAA GTTGCTATAAACTGGTGCATCTGCATGGGTGCCATTCCAATACCTGGAGTTAAGACCATAAAACAGGCAGAGGAAAATTTGGGTGCTCTTGGATGGCAACTCAGTTCAGGCGAGTTACTACAGTTAGAAAATGCAGCTCTCGAGTCTCCCCAGAGGATGATCCAGAACATTTTTCAGACAAGGTAG
- the LOC115958960 gene encoding homeobox-leucine zipper protein ATHB-7-like isoform X3, whose protein sequence is MEGREFMYSPAVPEGKYEIFTCQQPPQTARKKKNKIVNKSRFSAEQIKSLESSFESETRLEPRKKVQLARELGLQPRQIAIWFQNRRARWKSKQIENEYKTLKDNYDNLASQFESLKKEKQSLLIQLQILGDMLEKTHGGNEDSKGLEGNSAVCTSNNVNTNSETKAKLNCFQEGMEGSAVMCPHEDKTGIRNFEEEGQGLLNVTEHVHVPFASLEK, encoded by the exons atgGAAGGTAGAGAGTTCATGTACAGTCCAGCAGTGCCAGAAGGTAAATATGAAATCTTCACTTGCCAGCAGCCACCTCAAACtgcaagaaagaagaagaacaagattGTGAACAAGAGCAGGTTTAGTGCTGAACAAATTAAGTCACTAGAATCCTCATTTGAATCAGAGACAAGGCTCGAGCCTAGGAAGAAGGTGCAACTGGCACGAGAGCTTGGGCTGCAACCTCGCCAGATTGCCATATGGTTTCAGAACAGAAGGGCTAGATGGAAGTCAAAACAGATAGAGAATGAATACAAAACACTCAAAGATAATTATGACAATTTAGCATCCCAGTTTGAGTCcttaaagaaagagaaacaatccTTGCTCATACAG TTGCAAATCCTAGGTGATATGCTGGAAAAAACTCACGGTGGGAATGAAGACAGCAAGGGTTTGGAAGGAAATAGTGCAGTTTGTACATCAAATAATGTAAATACCAATAGTGAGACTAAAGCAAAGCTGAATTGCTTTCAGGAGGGAATGGAAGGTAGTGCAGTCATGTGTCCACATGAAGATAAGACTGGCATTCGAAACTTTGAGGAGGAAGGACAAGGACTTCTGAACGTGACAGAACATGTACATGTTCCTTTTGCATCACTTGAAAAATG A
- the LOC115958960 gene encoding homeobox-leucine zipper protein ATHB-7-like isoform X1: MEGREFMYSPAVPEGKYEIFTCQQPPQTARKKKNKIVNKSRFSAEQIKSLESSFESETRLEPRKKVQLARELGLQPRQIAIWFQNRRARWKSKQIENEYKTLKDNYDNLASQFESLKKEKQSLLIQLQILGDMLEKTHGGNEDSKGLEGNSAVCTSNNVNTNSETKAKLNCFQEGMEGSAVMCPHEDKTGIRNFEEEGQGLLNVTEHVHVPFASLEKWYTYDSCGLLDQLCSSSY, translated from the exons atgGAAGGTAGAGAGTTCATGTACAGTCCAGCAGTGCCAGAAGGTAAATATGAAATCTTCACTTGCCAGCAGCCACCTCAAACtgcaagaaagaagaagaacaagattGTGAACAAGAGCAGGTTTAGTGCTGAACAAATTAAGTCACTAGAATCCTCATTTGAATCAGAGACAAGGCTCGAGCCTAGGAAGAAGGTGCAACTGGCACGAGAGCTTGGGCTGCAACCTCGCCAGATTGCCATATGGTTTCAGAACAGAAGGGCTAGATGGAAGTCAAAACAGATAGAGAATGAATACAAAACACTCAAAGATAATTATGACAATTTAGCATCCCAGTTTGAGTCcttaaagaaagagaaacaatccTTGCTCATACAG TTGCAAATCCTAGGTGATATGCTGGAAAAAACTCACGGTGGGAATGAAGACAGCAAGGGTTTGGAAGGAAATAGTGCAGTTTGTACATCAAATAATGTAAATACCAATAGTGAGACTAAAGCAAAGCTGAATTGCTTTCAGGAGGGAATGGAAGGTAGTGCAGTCATGTGTCCACATGAAGATAAGACTGGCATTCGAAACTTTGAGGAGGAAGGACAAGGACTTCTGAACGTGACAGAACATGTACATGTTCCTTTTGCATCACTTGAAAAATGGTACACTTATGATTCATGTGGTCTGCTTGATCAGTTATGTAGTAGTTCATACTAG
- the LOC115960697 gene encoding pyridoxal reductase, chloroplastic isoform X1 — MGFFTSTPTAYFNSFSPLNEISLPSSPFKPLKLPPYWPWQKVKIGPLSVSPMGFGTWAWGNQLLWGYQESMDTELQQTFNLAVDNGINLFDTADSYGTGRLNGQSEKLLGKFIREYQGQKRVQNEIVIATKFAAYPWRLTPGQFVNACKASLDRMQIEQIGIGQLHWSTANYAPLQELALWDGLVAMYEKGLVQAVGVSNYGPKQLVKIYEYLKDRGVPLCSAQVQFSLLSMGQDQLEIKNICDSLGIRLIAYSPLGLGMLTGKYTPSKLPRGPRAFLFRQILPGLEPLLSSLREIAQKRRKTVPQVAINWCICMGAIPIPGVKTIKQAEENLGALGWQLSSGELLQLENAALESPQRMIQNIFQTR, encoded by the exons ATGGGTTTCTTTACCTCAACACCCACAGCCTATTTCAACTCTTTCAGCCCTCTAAATGAAATCTCCCTTCCTTCCTCACCATTTAAGCCCCTCAAACTCCCTCCCTATTGGCCATGGCAAAAG GTGAAGATAGGCCCACTTAGTGTGTCACCAATGGGGTTTGGAACTTGGGCATGGGGCAACCAGCTTCTATGGGGGTACCAGGAATCAATGGACACTGAGCTTCAACAAACTTTTAATTTAGCTGTGGACAATGGTATCAATCTCTTTGACACAGCTGATTCTTATGGGACTGGCAGGTTAAATGGGCAGAGTGAAAAGCTTCTTGGGAAGTTCATCAGGGAGTATCAAG GTCAAAAGCGGGTGCAGAATGAAATTGTGATTGCCACAAAGTTTGCGGCATATCCATGGCGCTTAACACCAGGGCAGTTCGTGAATGCTTGCAA GGCCTCTCTAGATCGGATGCAGATTGAGCAAATTGGAATAGGACAATTGCATTGGTCAACTGCAAATTATGCTCCTTTACAGGAGCTAGCTCTCTGGGATGGTTTAGTGGCAATGTACGAGAAG GGTTTAGTTCAAGCAGTTGGGGTGAGCAACTATGGACCAAAGCAGCTcgtaaaaatatatgaataccTGAAAGACCGGGGAGTCCCCTTATGCTCAGCCCAG GTGCAATTTTCTTTGCTAAGTATGGGACAAGATCAGTTGGAGATCAAGAATATATGTGATTCTCTAGGCATCCGCTTGATTGCTTATAGTCCATTAGGGCTTGGAATGCTTACCGGAAAATATACGCCCTCCAAACTTCCACGTGGGCCTCG GGCCTTTCTTTTCAGGCAAATTCTTCCAGGATTGGAGCCTTTGTTGAGTTCACTAAGAGAAATTGCACAAAAGAGGCGCAAAACTGTACCACAA GTTGCTATAAACTGGTGCATCTGCATGGGTGCCATTCCAATACCTGGAGTTAAGACCATAAAACAGGCAGAGGAAAATTTGGGTGCTCTTGGATGGCAACTCAGTTCAGGCGAGTTACTACAGTTAGAAAATGCAGCTCTCGAGTCTCCCCAGAGGATGATCCAGAACATTTTTCAGACAAG ATAA
- the LOC115960697 gene encoding pyridoxal reductase, chloroplastic isoform X3, whose product MGFFTSTPTAYFNSFSPLNEISLPSSPFKPLKLPPYWPWQKVKIGPLSVSPMGFGTWAWGNQLLWGLNGQSEKLLGKFIREYQGQKRVQNEIVIATKFAAYPWRLTPGQFVNACKASLDRMQIEQIGIGQLHWSTANYAPLQELALWDGLVAMYEKGLVQAVGVSNYGPKQLVKIYEYLKDRGVPLCSAQVQFSLLSMGQDQLEIKNICDSLGIRLIAYSPLGLGMLTGKYTPSKLPRGPRAFLFRQILPGLEPLLSSLREIAQKRRKTVPQVAINWCICMGAIPIPGVKTIKQAEENLGALGWQLSSGELLQLENAALESPQRMIQNIFQTR is encoded by the exons ATGGGTTTCTTTACCTCAACACCCACAGCCTATTTCAACTCTTTCAGCCCTCTAAATGAAATCTCCCTTCCTTCCTCACCATTTAAGCCCCTCAAACTCCCTCCCTATTGGCCATGGCAAAAG GTGAAGATAGGCCCACTTAGTGTGTCACCAATGGGGTTTGGAACTTGGGCATGGGGCAACCAGCTTCTATGGGG GTTAAATGGGCAGAGTGAAAAGCTTCTTGGGAAGTTCATCAGGGAGTATCAAG GTCAAAAGCGGGTGCAGAATGAAATTGTGATTGCCACAAAGTTTGCGGCATATCCATGGCGCTTAACACCAGGGCAGTTCGTGAATGCTTGCAA GGCCTCTCTAGATCGGATGCAGATTGAGCAAATTGGAATAGGACAATTGCATTGGTCAACTGCAAATTATGCTCCTTTACAGGAGCTAGCTCTCTGGGATGGTTTAGTGGCAATGTACGAGAAG GGTTTAGTTCAAGCAGTTGGGGTGAGCAACTATGGACCAAAGCAGCTcgtaaaaatatatgaataccTGAAAGACCGGGGAGTCCCCTTATGCTCAGCCCAG GTGCAATTTTCTTTGCTAAGTATGGGACAAGATCAGTTGGAGATCAAGAATATATGTGATTCTCTAGGCATCCGCTTGATTGCTTATAGTCCATTAGGGCTTGGAATGCTTACCGGAAAATATACGCCCTCCAAACTTCCACGTGGGCCTCG GGCCTTTCTTTTCAGGCAAATTCTTCCAGGATTGGAGCCTTTGTTGAGTTCACTAAGAGAAATTGCACAAAAGAGGCGCAAAACTGTACCACAA GTTGCTATAAACTGGTGCATCTGCATGGGTGCCATTCCAATACCTGGAGTTAAGACCATAAAACAGGCAGAGGAAAATTTGGGTGCTCTTGGATGGCAACTCAGTTCAGGCGAGTTACTACAGTTAGAAAATGCAGCTCTCGAGTCTCCCCAGAGGATGATCCAGAACATTTTTCAGACAAG ATAA